The genomic region AACCGCTGTTGCTGTCCACCGGACATTCCATAGGCGTTCTCGCCCAGCCGGTCCTTCACGTCATCCCACAGTGCCGCCTTGGTCAGTGCCTCCTCCACGATGGTGTCGAGATCGCTCTTCTTCTTCACGCCCAGAGTGCGCGGACCGAACGCGATGTTCTCGTAGATCGACTTCGGGAACGGGTTGGGCGACTGGAAAACCATGCCGATGCGCTTGCGCACCTCGACCGGGTCGACTTTGGGCCCGTAGAGATCCTGATCGTGATAGCGGATGTGGCCTTCGATCCGCGCGGCCGGGACCAGGTCGTTCATCCGATTGAAGCAGCGGATCAACGTGCTCTTCCCGCAGCCCGACGGGCCGATCATGGCGGTGATGTTGTTCTTGTAGATGTCGAACGTCACGTCCTCGACCGCGGGCTTCTTGCCGTACAACACCGTGAGGTTCTCCACGGCGAAGACCACTTCCCGCTTCTGTGGATCCGGTGGCTCACCGCGGCGTTCGCGCGAATCCCTCGCGGTGTCCTGGACGCTGGGCAGCGCCTGCACCGCGGGTCGCTCGTCATCGACGTCGGACTCGGGCCCCTGATCGGCCTGCATCGTCGATTCGTCGGTCATCGGAATCTCACCACCGTTGCTCGTATCGATTGCGGAGCCAGATCGCGAAAGAGTTCATCGCCAGCAGCAAAACCAGCATCACGATGATGCCGGCAGCCGCGAGCACGATGTACTCCTCCTGCGCTCGGGCGAAGTAGTTGAAGATCTGCACGGGCAGGACCGTGTACCGGTCGAAGAAGCCTTCCGGGACGAAGGTGACGAAGGTCGCCGCGCCGACCAGCAGCAGGGGGGCGGTCTCGCCGATCGCCCGGCCGACGGCGAGGATGACGCCGGTCGCGATCCCCGGTATCGACGCAGGCAGCACCTGGCCCCGAATGGTCTGCCATTGCGTGGTGCCCAGCGCCAGCGACGCCTGACGGATGGAGACGGGCACCGCCCGAATAGCCTCGCGCGCAGCGAGAATGACGGTCGGCAGGACCAGCAGTGCCAGCGTGATCGATCCCGCGATCACGACGAACCCGAGGTTCAACGGGCCCCGCACGATGAATGCCAGGCCGAGGATGCCGTAGACGATCGACGGCACCGCGGCCAGATTCTGAATGTTCAATTCGATCAGGCGATTCCACCATCGCTCCCGGTCGGCATACTCCTCCAGGTAGAGGGCGGCGCCGACGCCCAGTGGCACCACCAGGGCGATCACCCCGCCGATGACGAAGAGCGTGCCGACGATCGCGTTCAGGAATCCTGAGTCCTCGGGGAATGCCGCGGTCGGTTCGGTGAACAACTCGATGCCCAGCTGCGGCAGGCCCTGGAGGAAGGCGTCGATGATCAGCGCCGCGAGCCCGGTCATCGACAACGAGATCATCAACAGCAAGAACGCGAAGAACAGTTGTCCCCGTACCCGTTCCCCGCTCGGCCGCTTGTCGAATCGCGCCTCGACAGCCGCCCGGGCGCCCGAGGTGGCGAGCCGGGTCCGCGGCGCTTCGTACCTGGTGCTCATTCGTACACCTGCCGATAGCGCCGGACCAGCCGGATGCTGATCGCGTTCATCGCGAGCGTCATCAGGAAGAGCAGTAGGCCGACGGCGAAGATGGTGTCGTATTCGATAGTGCCCGTGGCGATGTCGCCCGTCGCGGTGACGCCGATGTAGGCGGTCATCGCCTGGATGGACTCGGTGAACGTGATGTCCATGTTGGGGCTGTTACCCGCCGCCATCAGCACCACCATCGTCTCTCCGATGGCACGGGACACGCCGAGCACTATCGCGGCCACGATCCCCGACAGTGCCGCCGGGAAGACCACGCGCAGCGCCACCCGCATCCGGCTGGCGCCCATGGCATAGGCGCCGGCCCGCAGGCCGTGCGGCACCGCGGACATGGCGTCCTGGGAGATCGACGCGATGATCGGCACGATCAGCAGTCCGATCGCCAGTCCGGCGGCGCCCGCGTTGAAGATGTTGGGCCCCGAACCCAGAAATCCCGGCCAGATGTCCTGCAACAGAGGGGTGATGAAGGAGAACGCGAAGAACCCGAACGCGACGGTCGGCACACCTTCGAGCACCTCGAGGATCGGCTTGACCACCTTGCGCACGCCGTTGGGGGCGTACTCGCTCAGGTAGATGGCCGCCCCGAGGCCGAGCGGAATCGCCGCCAGCAGCCCCCACAACACCACGCTGAGGGTGCCGGCGACCAAGGGCAGCACACCGAAGCTCTCCGGGACGAACGACGGCGACCACCTTGTGCCGGTGAGGAATTCGAGCGGCGCCACGGTCTCGAAGAACTGCAGCGCCGGCCCGACCAGCGACACGACGATCGCGATCGTGGTCGCGACGGACAGCGCCGCGCACACGGCGAGAATGCCTTTGATGGCTTTTTCGCCGTAGCGCGGGCTGACCGGCTCCAGACTGCTGGTTCGTCGGCCCCCCGTCAATCCGGCCGCCGTCAGCGCATCTCGTGAAACCACTTGTCTTCCTCTATCTTCCAGAGTGACTACGCCTTCGGGGCGACGACTATCCCGTCAGGCTCGCGACCTTGTCCCTGGCCTCTTGCAACTGCTGCTCGGTGAGCGCGATGAAACCGACCCGCTGCGCGACGTCGTTGACGTTGTCGAGGTAGAAGTTCACGAACTCCTGTACTTCGCGCTGTTCGAGCGCTCGGGCCGACGGGTAGATGTAGAGCTGGCGGCCAAGCGGGTTGTACGACTTGTTCTGCGTGTTCTCCGGGGTGGGTGCCACACACTCGCCGGCCTCGTTGCGGATCTCCAGCGCCTTCAACCGCTGCTTGTTCTCCGCGAAGAACGAGTAGCCGAAGTAGCCGATGCCACCGGCGGAGCCGGATACGCCGGTCACCGTTGCGTTGTCGTCCTCGCCGACGATGTTGACGCCTTGCGAGCGCTGTGCGCCCTCCTCGCCGTTGACCGCTTCGGTGAAGTAGTCGAACGTGCCGGAGTCGGCGCCGGGGCTGAAGATCTGCAGCTGCTGGTCGTAGGCCGGCTCGATGCCGGGCACCTGGTTCCAGTTGGTGGCGTTGGCCCGCGGACCGTAGATGGCCTGCAGTTGTTCCGGCGAGACACAATTGACCGGGTTCTCCGGGTTGACGACCACCGTGAGCGCGTCGTTGGCGACGGTGATCTCGTCGAACTGGATGCCGGCCTGCTCGCAGGCTTGCACCTCTTCCTGGCTGATCTGCCGCGATGCGTCCGAGATCGCGGTTTCACCGTTGCAGAATTTCTCGAAGCCGCCCCCGGTGCCGGACGTGCCGACCGACACTCGCACGTCGGGGTGCTCCTGCTGGAACATGGCGGCGATCGCCTCGGTGAGAGGCGCGACGGTGCTCGACCCGTCGATGATGATGTCGCCGGAGAGTCCGTCGCCACCGGCCTCGGGTTGGTCGCCGCCGCCGCACGCGGCCAACGCCAGGGAGGTGATCGTCAGAAGGCTCGCCGCTGCGAGCGGTCGGTGCCGCAGTTTCATTACAAGTCTCCTCGGGAGTCGATGGGGTGCGCTGCCGCTCATTGCCCGAGCCGAGGCGACGAAATCCCCCTCATCCGATGAACAAGCGGTGAACGGCTCGGAGGGTCAGCCGAGGCGAGTGAGCGTGCACAGAATCTGACGGAAAAGCGGCGTGTCGTATGCAGACGCGCCCCGTCGCCGGACAAGTCGTAGCGTGGAGTGGTGACTGCACCTCATGATCTGCCCCGGACCGTCGGCGAGCTGAAGGCCGCCGGTCATCGCGAGCGGGGCGTCAAGGAAGAAATCCGGGACAACCTGCTGGCCGCGCTGGCGCAGGGAAGCAACCCGTGGCCCGGCATCTTCGGCTTCGAGGACACCGTCATCCCGCAGCTCGAGCGCGCGCTGATCGCCGGCCACGACGTGGTGCTGCTCGGCGAACGCGGGCAGGGCAAGACGCGGCTGCTGCGTGCATTGACCGGCCTGCTCGACGAGTGGACGCCCGTCATCGCCGGCTCGGAACTGGGCGAGCACCCTTTCAGCCCGATCACCCCGGAATCGATCCGCCGCGCCGCCGACTCCGCCGACGACCTGCCGATCGAGTGGCGGCACCGCAGCGAGCGCTACACCGAGAAGCTGGCCACCCCCGACACAAGCGTGGCCGACCTCGTCGGCGACATCGATCCCATCAAGGTGGCCGAGGGCCGCAGCCTCGGTGACCCCGAGACCATCGCCTACGGGCTGATCCCGCGCGCCCACCGCGGGATCGTCGCGGTCAACGAGCTGCCCGACCTCGCCGAGCGGATCCAGGTGTCGATGCTCAACGTCATGGAGGAGCGCGACATCCAGGTCCGCGGCTACACGCTGCGGCTGCCCCTGGACGTGCTCGTGGTCGCCAGCGCCAACCCCGAGGACTACACGAACCGCGGCCGGATCATCACCCCGCTCAAGGACCGGTTCGGCGCGGAGATCCGCACGCACTACCCGCTGGAGCTGGAAGCCGAGGTCGGCGTGATCCGCCAGGAGTCACACCTTGCCGCCGAGGTGCCCGACTACCTGCTGCACGTGCTCGCCCGGTTCGCCCGCTACCTGCGCGAGTCGCGCTCGATCGACCAGCGGTCGGGGGTGTCCGCGCGGTTCGCGATCGCGGCGGCCGAGACGGTCGCCGCGGCCGCGCGGCACCGCTCGGCCATCCTGGGTGAACAGGATCCGGTGGCACGGGTGGTCGACCTGTCGAGCGTGGCGGACGTGCTGCGCGGCAAGCTGGAGTTCGAATCCGGCGAGGAGGGTCGCGAGCAGGCGGTGCTCGAACACCTGCTGCGCCGCGCCACCGCCGACACCGCGCAGCGCCTGCTCGGCGGTATCGATGTCGGGCCGCTGGTGGTCGCGATCGAGGGCGGCTCGGCGGTCACCACCGGTGAGCGCGTGTCGGCGCGCGAGGTACTGGCCGCCGTGCCCGAGGTGCCCGCGATCGCCGAGATCCAGAAGCGGCTCGGTGCGACCACCGACGGACAGCGCGCGGCCGCCGTCGAGTTGGCGCTCGAAGCGCTGTATCTGGCCAAGCGCATCGACAAGGTGTCCGGAGAAGGCGAAACCGTCTATGGCTAAGCGCCGCCGTACGACGATCAAGCAGCGAGGGACGAGCTGCGTTGAGGAGTGCGGCCGGTGAGTAAGAGTTCGCGGTACTCGCGATACACCGGCGGACCCGACCCGTTGGCGCCGCCGATCGACCTGCGCGAGGCGCTCGAGGAGATCGGCCAGGACGTGATGGAGGGCAGCTCGCCGCGCCGCGCGTTGTCAGAGATGCTGCGCCGCGGCACCGACAACATGCGCGGTGCGGACCGGCTCGCCGCTGAGGCCAACCGCCGTCGTCGGGAACTGCTGCAACGCAACAACCTCGACGGCACGCTGGCCGAGATCAAGAAGCTGCTCGACGATGCGGTGCTGGCCGAGCGCAAGGAACTCGCCCGCGCGCTCGACGACGACGCCCGGTTCAACGAGATGCGCATCGAGTCGCTGCCGCCGTCTCCGGCCAAGGCCGTGCAAGAGCTCTCCGACTACGACTGGCGATCGCAGGAAGCCCGCGAGAAGTACGAGCAGATCAAGGACCTGCTCGGCCGCGAGATGCTCGACCAGCGGTTCGCCGGCATGAAGCAGGCGCTGGAAAGCGCCACCGAGGAGGACCGCCAGCGCGTCAACGAGATGCTCGACGACCTCAACGACCTGCTGGACAAGCACGCCCGCGGCGAGGATTCCCAGCAGGACTTCCAAGACTTCATGGACAAGCACGGCGAGTTCTTCCCGGAGAACCCGCGCAACATCGACGAGTTGCTCGACTCGCTGGCGCAGCGGGCGGCTGCTGCACAGCGCTTCCGCAACAGCCTCTCCGAGTCGCAGCGGGCAGAACTGGACGCGCTCGCGCAGCAGGCGTTCGGCTCGCCCTCGCTGATGAACGCGCTGAACCGGCTGGACTCTCATCTGCAGGCCGCGCGGCCGGGGGAGGACTGGACCGGGTCGTCGCGGTTCTCCGGGGATAACCCGATGGGGATGGGCGAGGGCACCCAGGCGCTGGCCGACATCGCCGAACTCGAGCAACTCGCCGAGGCGCTGTCCCAGAGCTACGCCGGCGCCACGATGGAGGACGTCGACCTCGAGATGCTGGCCCGCCAACTCGGCGAGGACGCCGCCGTCGACGCTCGCACGCTGGCCGAGCTCGAGCGCGCGCTGATGGACCAGGGTTTCCTCGACCGCGGCTCCGACGGTCAGTGGCGTCTCTCGCCCAAGGCGATGCGCCAGCTCGGCCAGACCGCGTTACGCGATGTCGCGCAACAGCTTTCGGGGCGACACGGCGAACGCGACACCCGCCGGGCGGGTGCGGCCGGTGAGCTGACCGGCGCCACCCGGCCATGGGCGTTCGGCGACACCGAGCCGTGGAACGTCACCCGCACGCTCACCAACGCGGTGCTGCGCCGCGCGGGCACCGGGATGGCGGACCTGCCGGTGAACATCACCGTCGACGACGTCGAGATCTCCGAGACCGAGACGCGCACCCAAGCGGCGGTGGCGCTGCTGGTGGACACCTCGTTCTCGATGGTGATGGAGAACCGGTGGCTGCCGATGAAGCGCACTGCGTTGGCGCTCAACCACCTGGTCAGCACCCGGTTCCGCTCCGACGCGCTGCAGATCATCGCGTTCGGCCGCTATGCCAGGACGGTGACCGCCGCCGAGCTCACCGGACTGGAGGGCGTCTACGAGCAGGGCACGAACCTGCACCACGCGCTGGCGCTGGCCGGGCGACACCTGCGTCGGCATCCCACTGCCCAGCCGGTGGTGCTGGTCGTCACAGACGGTGAGCCGACCGCACACCTCGAGGGCGGTACCGGTGAGCACGGATCGTCGGTCTTCTTTGACTATCCACCGCATCCGCGCACCATCGCCCACACCGTCAAGGGTTTCGACGAGGTCGCCGCGGTCGGAGCACAGGTGACGATCTTCCGGTTGGGCAACGACCCGGGACTCGCCCGTTTCATCGATCAGGTGGCCCGCCGGGTGGAGGGCCGGGTCGTCGTGCCCGATCTCGACGGATTGGGCGCCGCGGTGGTCAGCGACTACCTGCGCTCGCGGCGCAGACGTTAGGCGGACTCAGCCTGGCGGGCCCGGTCAAACGGCCTTGCGCTTCTTGCGCTTGACCGCGACACTGCCCCACAACGCGAAGCCGCGGATGCACACGCACGGCGCCCCCGGCGAGCCGTCGCCCGCCACGCTGTGGTCGAACGAGCCCATCACACCGACACCGCGCAGGTCCACGTTGACCTCCGGCGGCACCAGGATGGTTTGCCCACCGAAGATCGAGTAGGAGTGGATCTCCACCTCCGGCGACGTGAAGTCGGCGTACCGCAAATCGAGGACGCCCCCGCCGAACAGCGCGAACGTCGTCATCCGCCTGGGCACGTTCCAGCGACCGCGGCGCTCGAAGCCGCTCATGATGGCCAACAACATCGTCGACGGCGCCGGGTGGCACGGCCCGCCGCTGCGGCCGCGGGTGACCGCACCGGGCAGATCCCTGGAGATGCGGTCGAGTTCGTCGTAAGTCTGGGCGGCGTACGCCCTGGTCAAGCGGTCCTCGTACTCGTTGAGCTGCAGACGGCCCTGGGCGGCGGCGTCGGTCAGCAACTGCGCCACCTGGATCCGATCGGTGTCGGCAGCGCGCATGGAACCGTTACGCGACACTGGAGTGCTCATCAATGACGAGCCTACGACGAACCGTGGCAAGCGCAAGGGCGTTGGCCAAACTGTGGCCTGACGCTCCCCGGCGAAGCATGTAGCCCATCAAACTATCTTCTGCGCGAACAGGAACCGGGCAAATTCAACCATCACGTCGCCAGCGCGGCCGGCGCTTCTCGAGGAAGGCGAGCATGCCCTCGCGCGCCTCCTCGGAGACGAACAGGTCGGCGGACTGCTGCGTGAGCGCCTCGGCGTGCCGGTCGAACTCCGCCAGGATCGCGGCGGTGGTCAGCGCCTTGGATGCGGCCAGGCCCTGCGGCGAGGCGGTGCCGATCGCGGTGGTCAGGGCCGACACCTCGGCGTCGACGTCATCGGCGGCGACGCTGACGAGGCCGATCTGCTCGGCTTCGGCCGCGCCGAATTTCTCGCCGGTGACGAAGTAGCGGCCCGCGGCCCTGGCCGTCATCTTCGGCAGCAGCGTGAGCGAGATGATCGACGGCGCGACCCCGATGCGCGCCTCGGTGAGTGCGAACGTGCTCGCCCGCCCGGCCACCACGATGTCGCATGCGCCCACCAGACCGAGACCCCCGGCGCGGACGTGCCCGTCGATCGCCCCGATCACGGGGACGGGAAGCTCGAGGATGCGCCGCAGCAGGCGGGTCATCTCGCGCGCGCGGTCCAAGGCCAACTGGCCGGGGTCGCGCCCCGCCGCCTCGCCCAGGTCGGCGCCCGCACAAAAGGTCCCACCGGTGTGACCCAGCACCACCGCGCGCACGGCGTGGTCGGCCACTGCGTTGCTGAAGCCCTCATGCAGTTGTTCCACCAACGCCGTGGACAGCGCGTTGCGGTTGTGCGGCGAATCGAGGATCAGGCGCGCGACGGGCCCGTCGATCGCGTAGCGGACGAGCGTGTCCATCAGTACGACTCCATCAGTACGACTCGACTAGTACGAACGAGGCAGCCCGAGCGAGGTATGCGCGACGAAGTTGAGGACCATCTCCCGGCTGACCGGAGCGATGCGCGCCAGCTTCGAAGCCGTCACCGCCGCGGCGATGCCGTACTCCTTGGTCAACCCGTTGCCGCCCATGGACTGCACGGCCTGGTCGACCGCGCGCACCGACGCCTCCCCCGCGGCGTACTTGGCCATGTTGGCCGCCTCCGCGGCGCCGGCGTCGTCACCCATGTCGTACAGCGACGCCGCCTTCTGCATCATCAGCCGCGCCAGCTCGATCTCGATGTGGTTCTGCGCCAGCGGATGCGACAACCCCTGGTGCGCGCCGATCGGCGTCTTCCACACCTGACGGCTCTTGACGTAGTCGACGGCCTTGTCGATCGCGAACCGCCCCATCCCGACGGCACTGGCGGCGCCCATGATCCGCTCCGGATTCAGCCCCGCGAACAACTGCGCGATCGCGGCGTCCTCGGAGCCGACCAGCGCGTCGGCGGGCAACCGGACCTCGTCGAGGAAGACCTGGAACTGGTTCTCCGGGCTGACCAGTTCCATCTCGATCTTGGTCGCGCTCAGACCCTTGGTGTCGGTCGGCACGATGAACAGCGCCGGCTTCAGGTTGCCGGTCTTGTGGTCTTCGGTGCGACCGACCACCAGCACCGCCTGCGCCTGGTCCACGCCCGAGATGTAGACCTTCTGACCGGACAG from Mycobacterium sp. IDR2000157661 harbors:
- the pstB gene encoding phosphate ABC transporter ATP-binding protein PstB; translated protein: MTDESTMQADQGPESDVDDERPAVQALPSVQDTARDSRERRGEPPDPQKREVVFAVENLTVLYGKKPAVEDVTFDIYKNNITAMIGPSGCGKSTLIRCFNRMNDLVPAARIEGHIRYHDQDLYGPKVDPVEVRKRIGMVFQSPNPFPKSIYENIAFGPRTLGVKKKSDLDTIVEEALTKAALWDDVKDRLGENAYGMSGGQQQRLCIARSIATNPDVVLMDEPCSALDPISTGRIEDLMLELKKDYSIVVVTHNMQQAARVSDMTAFLMVQLDDTEENPRGRLVEYDQTDKIFTKPGDERTEQYVSGRVG
- a CDS encoding PstS family phosphate ABC transporter substrate-binding protein, with the translated sequence MKLRHRPLAAASLLTITSLALAACGGGDQPEAGGDGLSGDIIIDGSSTVAPLTEAIAAMFQQEHPDVRVSVGTSGTGGGFEKFCNGETAISDASRQISQEEVQACEQAGIQFDEITVANDALTVVVNPENPVNCVSPEQLQAIYGPRANATNWNQVPGIEPAYDQQLQIFSPGADSGTFDYFTEAVNGEEGAQRSQGVNIVGEDDNATVTGVSGSAGGIGYFGYSFFAENKQRLKALEIRNEAGECVAPTPENTQNKSYNPLGRQLYIYPSARALEQREVQEFVNFYLDNVNDVAQRVGFIALTEQQLQEARDKVASLTG
- a CDS encoding DUF1707 SHOCT-like domain-containing protein, translated to MSTPVSRNGSMRAADTDRIQVAQLLTDAAAQGRLQLNEYEDRLTRAYAAQTYDELDRISRDLPGAVTRGRSGGPCHPAPSTMLLAIMSGFERRGRWNVPRRMTTFALFGGGVLDLRYADFTSPEVEIHSYSIFGGQTILVPPEVNVDLRGVGVMGSFDHSVAGDGSPGAPCVCIRGFALWGSVAVKRKKRKAV
- a CDS encoding enoyl-CoA hydratase family protein, with the translated sequence MDTLVRYAIDGPVARLILDSPHNRNALSTALVEQLHEGFSNAVADHAVRAVVLGHTGGTFCAGADLGEAAGRDPGQLALDRAREMTRLLRRILELPVPVIGAIDGHVRAGGLGLVGACDIVVAGRASTFALTEARIGVAPSIISLTLLPKMTARAAGRYFVTGEKFGAAEAEQIGLVSVAADDVDAEVSALTTAIGTASPQGLAASKALTTAAILAEFDRHAEALTQQSADLFVSEEAREGMLAFLEKRRPRWRRDG
- a CDS encoding sigma 54-interacting transcriptional regulator, whose amino-acid sequence is MTAPHDLPRTVGELKAAGHRERGVKEEIRDNLLAALAQGSNPWPGIFGFEDTVIPQLERALIAGHDVVLLGERGQGKTRLLRALTGLLDEWTPVIAGSELGEHPFSPITPESIRRAADSADDLPIEWRHRSERYTEKLATPDTSVADLVGDIDPIKVAEGRSLGDPETIAYGLIPRAHRGIVAVNELPDLAERIQVSMLNVMEERDIQVRGYTLRLPLDVLVVASANPEDYTNRGRIITPLKDRFGAEIRTHYPLELEAEVGVIRQESHLAAEVPDYLLHVLARFARYLRESRSIDQRSGVSARFAIAAAETVAAAARHRSAILGEQDPVARVVDLSSVADVLRGKLEFESGEEGREQAVLEHLLRRATADTAQRLLGGIDVGPLVVAIEGGSAVTTGERVSAREVLAAVPEVPAIAEIQKRLGATTDGQRAAAVELALEALYLAKRIDKVSGEGETVYG
- a CDS encoding VWA domain-containing protein produces the protein MRPVSKSSRYSRYTGGPDPLAPPIDLREALEEIGQDVMEGSSPRRALSEMLRRGTDNMRGADRLAAEANRRRRELLQRNNLDGTLAEIKKLLDDAVLAERKELARALDDDARFNEMRIESLPPSPAKAVQELSDYDWRSQEAREKYEQIKDLLGREMLDQRFAGMKQALESATEEDRQRVNEMLDDLNDLLDKHARGEDSQQDFQDFMDKHGEFFPENPRNIDELLDSLAQRAAAAQRFRNSLSESQRAELDALAQQAFGSPSLMNALNRLDSHLQAARPGEDWTGSSRFSGDNPMGMGEGTQALADIAELEQLAEALSQSYAGATMEDVDLEMLARQLGEDAAVDARTLAELERALMDQGFLDRGSDGQWRLSPKAMRQLGQTALRDVAQQLSGRHGERDTRRAGAAGELTGATRPWAFGDTEPWNVTRTLTNAVLRRAGTGMADLPVNITVDDVEISETETRTQAAVALLVDTSFSMVMENRWLPMKRTALALNHLVSTRFRSDALQIIAFGRYARTVTAAELTGLEGVYEQGTNLHHALALAGRHLRRHPTAQPVVLVVTDGEPTAHLEGGTGEHGSSVFFDYPPHPRTIAHTVKGFDEVAAVGAQVTIFRLGNDPGLARFIDQVARRVEGRVVVPDLDGLGAAVVSDYLRSRRRR
- the pstA gene encoding phosphate ABC transporter permease PstA translates to MSTRYEAPRTRLATSGARAAVEARFDKRPSGERVRGQLFFAFLLLMISLSMTGLAALIIDAFLQGLPQLGIELFTEPTAAFPEDSGFLNAIVGTLFVIGGVIALVVPLGVGAALYLEEYADRERWWNRLIELNIQNLAAVPSIVYGILGLAFIVRGPLNLGFVVIAGSITLALLVLPTVILAAREAIRAVPVSIRQASLALGTTQWQTIRGQVLPASIPGIATGVILAVGRAIGETAPLLLVGAATFVTFVPEGFFDRYTVLPVQIFNYFARAQEEYIVLAAAGIIVMLVLLLAMNSFAIWLRNRYEQRW
- the pstC gene encoding phosphate ABC transporter permease subunit PstC, producing the protein MVSRDALTAAGLTGGRRTSSLEPVSPRYGEKAIKGILAVCAALSVATTIAIVVSLVGPALQFFETVAPLEFLTGTRWSPSFVPESFGVLPLVAGTLSVVLWGLLAAIPLGLGAAIYLSEYAPNGVRKVVKPILEVLEGVPTVAFGFFAFSFITPLLQDIWPGFLGSGPNIFNAGAAGLAIGLLIVPIIASISQDAMSAVPHGLRAGAYAMGASRMRVALRVVFPAALSGIVAAIVLGVSRAIGETMVVLMAAGNSPNMDITFTESIQAMTAYIGVTATGDIATGTIEYDTIFAVGLLLFLMTLAMNAISIRLVRRYRQVYE
- a CDS encoding acyl-CoA dehydrogenase family protein; the encoded protein is MAANYGQDYYLEKARADQHTDELWSEAGKLGFIGVNLPEEYGGGGAGMYELSLVMEEMSAAGCPLLLMVVSPAINGTIIAKFGTEDQKKRWLPGLADGTITMAFAITEPDAGSNSHRITTTARRDGSDWILSGQKVYISGVDQAQAVLVVGRTEDHKTGNLKPALFIVPTDTKGLSATKIEMELVSPENQFQVFLDEVRLPADALVGSEDAAIAQLFAGLNPERIMGAASAVGMGRFAIDKAVDYVKSRQVWKTPIGAHQGLSHPLAQNHIEIELARLMMQKAASLYDMGDDAGAAEAANMAKYAAGEASVRAVDQAVQSMGGNGLTKEYGIAAAVTASKLARIAPVSREMVLNFVAHTSLGLPRSY